The Mustela erminea isolate mMusErm1 chromosome 6, mMusErm1.Pri, whole genome shotgun sequence genome includes a region encoding these proteins:
- the ZC3H10 gene encoding zinc finger CCCH domain-containing protein 10: MPDRDSYANGTGSSSGGPGGGGSEEASGAGAGSGGASSDAICRDFLRNVCKRGKRCRYRHPDMSEVSNLGVSKNEFIFCHDFQNKECSRPNCRFIHGSKEDEDGYKKTGELPPRLRQKVAAGLGLSPADLPNGKEEVPICRDFLKGDCQRGAKCKFRHLQRDFEFDARGGGGSGGGGSAGPVPPGRRHDLYDIYDLPDRGFEDHEPGPKRRRGGCCPPDGPHFESYEYSLAAPRGVECRLLEEENAMLRKRVEELKKQVSNLLATNEVLLEQNAQFRNQAKVMTLSSTAPATEQTLAPTVGTVATFNHGIAQTHTTLSSQALQPRPVSQQELVAPTGAPAAPPTNAAPPAAPPPPPPHLNPEITPLSAALAQTIAQGMAPPPVSMAPVAVSVAPVAPVAVSMAQPLAGITMSHTTTPMVTYPIASQSMRITAMPH, translated from the coding sequence ATGCCTGACCGGGACAGCTATGCCAACGGCACTGGGAGCAGCAGTGGAGGCCCTGGAGGCGGTGGCAGTGAGGAGgccagtggggcaggggcaggcagtgGCGGGGCCAGCTCAGATGCCATCTGTAGAGACTTCCTAAGGAATGTGTGCAAGCGAGGCAAGCGTTGCCGCTATCGTCATCCAGACATGAGTGAGGTATCCAACTTGGGGGTGAGCAAAAATGAGTTCATCTTCTGCCATGACTTCCAGAACAAGGAGTGTAGCCGCCCAAACTGCCGATTCATCCATGGCTCCAAGGAGGATGAGGATGGTTATAAGAAGACAGGAGAGCTTCCCCCTCGGCTGAGGCAGAAAGTGGCAGCGGGCCTGGGCCTTTCACCGGCTGACCTGCCCAATGGCAAGGAGGAGGTCCCTATCTGCCGTGACTTTCTCAAGGGTGACTGCCAGAGAGGAGCCAAGTGCAAGTTCCGCCACCTGCAACGGGATTTTGAGTTTGACGCTCGGGGTGGAGGAGGCAGCGGTGGCGGTGGCTCAGCAGGCCCGGTACCCCCAGGACGACGTCATGACCTCTATGATATCTACGACCTCCCTGACAGGGGCTTTGAGGACCACGAGCCAGGCCCCAAGCGCCGGCGAGGTGGATGCTGCCCCCCAGATGGCCCCCATTTTGAATCCTATGAATATAGTCTGGCTGCACCGAGAGGCGTGGAGTGCAGGCTGCTGGAGGAGGAGAATGCCATGCTCAGGAAGCGGGTGGAGGAGCTAAAGAAGCAGGTCAGCAACCTGCTGGCCACCAATGAGGTACTGCTGGAACAAAATGCCCAGTTCCGCAATCAGGCCaaggtcatgaccctgagctctACTGCACCAGCGACGGAGCAGACTCTGGCCCCCACCGTGGGCACTGTTGCCACTTTTAACCATGGCATTGCCCAGACTCACACTACTCTCAGCAGCCAGGCTCTACAGCCTCGCCCTGTATCCCAGCAAGAACTGGTGGCCCCCACTGGAGCTCCAGCTGCTCCCCCAACTAATGCTGCACCTCCTGCTgctccaccacccccacccccacacttgaACCCAGAGATCACGCCATTGTCGGCTGCTCTGGCTCAAACAATTGCCCAGGGGATGGCACCCCCACCTGTCTCCATGGCTCCCGTGGCTGTATCTGTGGCTCCTGTGGCCCCTGTGGCTGTATCGATGGCCCAGCCCTTGGCGGGAATCACGATGAGCCACACCACCACTCCCATGGTGACTTACCCCATCGCTTCCCAGAGCATGCGTATCACAGCCATGCCACACTGA